CCTTTTTTAATTCACCTTCTTTGACTATAACAGTTGAAACAGGACCTTTCCCTTTATCTAAAAAAGATTCTAAAACTACACCAGTAGCCATACCTTTATAAGGAACAGATAAGTCTAAAATTTCTGATTGTAATAAAATATTTTTTAATAAATTATTTATTCCTTTTTTTAATTTAACAGAAATATTTACAAAAATATGTTCTCCGCCTAATTCTTCAGATAATATATTATATTTCATTAATTCGTTTTTAATTTTATTAATATTTATATTATTTTTATCAATTTTATTTATTGCTATAATAATTGGAACTTTTACAGATTGTGCATGTTTAATTGCTTCTATAGTTTGAGGCATTACCCCATCATCTGCAGCTATTATTAAAACTATAATATCTGTTATCTGAGCACCGTTTTCTCGCATTTTTGTAAATGCAGAATGTCCAGGAGTATCAAGAAAAGTAATTTTTTTATCTTTTAAAATAACATGATATGCTCCTAAACTTTGAGTTATACCTCCATCTTCTTTAAAAACAAGAGAAGTTTTTTTAATACAATCTAATAAAGATGTTTTTCCGTGATCAACATGACCCATAATAGTTACTATTGGAGGTCTAACATGTTTTATATTATTTTTTATTAAGTCTCTATCAATCAATATTTTTTTTTCTAATTCATTTTTATAAATTACTTTAACTTTAAATCCCATTTCTTCAGAAATTAACTGTGCAGAATCTAAATCTAAAATTTGATTTTTTGATAAATTCATTCCAGATTCAGACATTTTTTTTATAACTTGTGAATTTTTAATTCCCATTTTATTAGATAATTCAAATACAGTTATATCTTCTATAATTTGTATAATTTTTTTAATATTTTTTTTAGGTTTATTAAAACCTTGTTTTAGAAAATTTTTATTTTTATTATTTAAATTATATAAATTTTTTTTATTTTTTTTTAACTTAAAAAAATTAATTTTTTTTTTTACATTTAACATATTTTTTTTAGAAATATTTTTAACATTCTTTTTAAATTTTTTTGAATTTTTTATTTTTAAAATAGATAAAAAATTTTTTTTATTTGTTATATCGTTTTTCTTTTTAAATTTTATATTTCTTTTATTATCTTTATTTGTTTTATTTAATTCATTTGAACGATATAAATTATTATTTTTTTTTTGTTTTAAATTTTTTTTTAAAAAAGATTGTTCTTTTTTTTTTTTTAAATGAATAAACTTTTTTTTTTCTTTGTTCAAATCATTTTTTCTCATTTTTTCTCTTATTTTTTATTTTAAAGATGAAAAGGATATTTTTTAAAAATAAATTAATTATACAAAAAAATTTATAAAATTTTTTGTATAATTTGAAATATATTTTTGTTTTATAATATATTTATTTTACATGTATTTTTTTTTAATTCAAAAAAAAAAAAAAAAAAAAAAAAAAAAAAATAAAAAATAAAAAAAAAATGAATAATAATAAAAAAAATAAATAGATAAATTTATTAAAATTATTTTTTTTTAAACCAACATATATTTCTTGCAGACATTATTAATTTTCCAATTAATTTTTTTTCAAAAAATTTAATATCTATTAAATCATCAAGACTTTGATTAGACAATTCTTCTAAAGTAAAAATTTTTTTTTTAAATAATTCTAATGCAAGAATATCATTCATTCCTTTTAAGTTTAATAGACTTTTATTTAAAAAAATTTTATTTTTAGATTTTTTATTTTTTAATAAAAATTTAGAACGATATTTTCCAATATTTTTTTTTATTTTTTTAAGTAAGTTTTCTTTATAATTTAATATTTTTAAAAATTTTTTATCTGAAATAAAAAATAATTCTTTAATAGAAGTAATATTATTTTTATAAAAAATTTTAAATATTTTTTTATTAATCTTAAAGTACTTATTAAATAATTTATAAACATCTTTTTTTTCTTTATTTTTTTTTTTTTTTAATTCTTCTACAGTCATTACGTTAAGCTCCCATTTACTTAAAATTGATGCAAGTTTAACATTTTGACCATTTCTTCCAATTGCTTGTGCAAGATTTTTTAAATCTACTGTAATATCTATAAATTTTTTTTTTTTATTTATTATAATTGATAAAACTTCAGCAGGCGCCATAGAATTAATTACTAATTGAGAAAGATTTTTATTCCATAAAACAATATCAATTCTTTCTCCAAATAATTCATTAGAAACAGCTTGTACTCTAGAACCTCTTATACCAACACATGCTCCAACTGGATCAATTTTTTTATCATTAGTTTTAACAGCAATTTTTGATCGAGAACCAGGATCTCTTGCTACTTCTTTAATTTCAATCATTCCTTCATTAATTTCTGGAACTTCAATTTTAAATAATTCTATTAACATTTCAGACCTAGTTCGACTTAAAAGTAATTGAGAATTATTTTTTTCAGATCGTATACAAAATAATATACTTTTAACACGATCTCCTAACCTAAAATTTTCTCTCGGAAGCATTTCATCTTTTAATAAAATTCCTTCAGCTCTATCATCTAAATCTAAAATTATAAAATCTCTATTAATTTTTTTTACTACTCCTATAACAATTTCTCCTTTTCTTTTTTTAAAATTTTTAATAATAATTTTTTTTTCTGCTTCTCTAACTTTTTGAATAATAACTTGTTTAGCAGTTTGCGTTGTAATTCGATCAAACATAACAGATTTTATTTTTTCTTCTATATAATCATTCAATTGTATATTTATATTGTCATATTGAGCAGCTTCTAAAGTAATTTCTTTTGTTGGTTGTAAAACATTTTTTACAACTAACCATCTTCGATATGTTTTAAAACTACCATTTTTTTTATTAATAACGACTCGAACATTAACATCTTTTTTAATTTTTTTTTTTGTAGCACTACATAATGCTTTTTCAAGAGCTTTAAAAATAATTTTTTTTGAAATTGATTTTTCATTTGAAACAGATTCTATTACTGTTAAAATATTATTTCTCATCTTAAAATTCCTTAAAAATTTTATATTTTCTTATGTAAAAAATTAATTTTAAAAAAATAAACTAAAAAAAATTCATTTAATTAATTTAATAAAAAACCCCGACTAAACGGGGTTTTTGATTTAAACAAATATTGTATTATTTATATTTTAAAATAAAAAATTTTTATATATAAAATAATTTATACATATAAAAAAAATAAAATTTTAAAGTATTTTAAAAAACAATACCGAGAACGGGATTCGAACCCGTAAACCTTAAAATATATCAGGCACTACTACCTCAAAGTAGCGTGTATACCATTTTCACCATCTCGGCTATTAAAAAAATAAAAGATTTAAGAAAATTAAAAAAAATATTTTAAATCGTTTCTAAAATACAATTATTTATATTACATTGTAAAATACTTAATATTAAAAAAAAACATGCACAAAAAATAGTTAATTTATTTAAAAATTCATTTTTTGTTGAAATATTGAATAAATTTTTATTAATACTAATCATTCCAATATTTGTTGAACCTTGACTTTTTTGTAATAAAATTAAAAAAATTAACATTAATGAAACAAATAAATATATTACTAAAAAAAATACTCTCACTACGTCATTCCTATATTTTATTATATAATAATATTTATATTATGAAAAATAATAAATTTATTTAAAAATTCAAAAAAAAAAAAAAAAAAAAAAATAGAATTTTATAAAATAATTATTATTTTAAAATATATAAATAAAATTTTTTTTCTATAAAAATTTTAAATTTTAATAAATATAAAAAGTTTTAAATTTTAAAAATAAAATATATTTATTTCAAAGAAATAATTTCAAAAATTTTATTTTTTTAAACGTTCAAATTTTCTATTTATTAAAGAATTAATTTGATGATAATTTATTGTTTCATATTTCATTAATGCATCTTTCATAGAATGTAAAATATCTAAATTATTTTCTAGAATTTTTTTTGCTCTATTGTAGTTAAAATCAATAATTTTTTTTATTTCTTGATCAATAATTTCTTTTGTATAATTAGAAAAATTATAAATTTTTGATGTTGATTGTCCTAAATTAATTCCATCTTCTTCTTCAGAATATAATAAAGGACCTAATTTTTTAGAAAATCCCCATTTCATAACCATATTTTTTGCTAAATTTGTAGCAACTTTTATATCATTAGAAGCACCTGTTGAAATATAATCTTTTCCATAAATTATTTCTTCAGCAATTCTTCCTCCATATAAAGCAGAAATTTGACTCTCTATTTTTTTTTTATTTATACTTAAATGATCTATTTCTGGAAGAAAAAAAGTTAAACCTAAAGAATTTCCTCTAGGAATAATAGTAACTTTATGAACAGGATCATGTTCAGGAACAAATTTTCCAACAATAGCATGACCAGCTTCATGATATGCAGTACATTCTTTTTGTTTATCAGAAATAATCATTGATTTTCTTGCAGCACCCATCATTATTTTATCTTTTGCTTGTTCAAAATCATCCATGGTTACAGAAGAATGATTTTTTCGAACAGCAAAAAGAGCGGATTCATTAACTAAATTAAATAAATCTGCTCCAGAAAAACCAGGAGTACCTCGAGCAATAATCATTGGATCAAAATTTTCAGATATAATAATTTTTTTTGTGTGAACTTTTAAAATTTGTTCTCTTCCTTTAATATCTGGTAAAGGAATAAATATTTGACGATCAAATCTACCAGGACGTAATAAAGCTGAATCTAAAACATCTGGACGATTTGTAGCTGCAATTAAAATCACACCTTTATTTTTATCAAATCCATCCATTTCAACTAATATTTGATTTAAAGTTTGTTCTCTTTCGTCATGACCTCCTCCTAAACCTGTTCCTCTTTTCCTACCTACTGCATCTATTTCATCAATAAAAATTATACATGGAGATAATTTTCTCGCATTTTCAAAAAGATCTCTAACTCGAGACGCACCAACTCCTACAAACATTTCAACAAAATCTGATCCAGAAATAATAAAAAAAGGAACATTAGCTTCTCCAGCTATTGCTTTAGCTAATAAAGTTTTTCCTGTACCAGGAGAACCAATCATTAATAAACCTTTTGGAACATTTCCTCCTAACTTTTGAAATTTTTTTGGATTCTTTAAATAATGTACTATTTCTTGTAAATCTTCTTTAGCTTCATCACATCCTGCAACATCTGAAAAAGTAGTTTTAATTTCATCTTTTTTATAAATTCTTGCTTTACTTTTTCCAAAAGACATTGCTCCCTTTCCTCCTCCCATTTGAATTTGTCTCAATGAAAGAATCCAAGTTAATGCTAACATTATTATTGGAAACCAAGAAATAAATACAGACCATAAAAAACCTACTTCTGCAGGATATTTTCCTTCAATTTTAACATTTTTTGTTAAAAGATTATTTAATAACATTGAATCATGCATTGGAAGATAAGTGCAATATTGACTATTATCTTTCCTCATGACATAAATTTCTTGTCCATCAATTATTACTGAACGTATTTTTTTTTTATTCACTTCAGACAAAAAATACGAATAATCCATTTTATAACGATTAAAATTGTTTGAATGAAAATTTTGCAATATAGACATAAATATCATTGCAAAAATTGACCAAAAAATTATTTTTTTTACCATTTTTCTCAAGATTTAAATCCTCATTTAAAATTTAATGATATTAAAAATATCACTTATTAATCATTTTTATATTTTTTGCTATAACAAAAATTTCACGAGATTTTAACCTAGAGGCACTTGGTTTATAAATTTTTACTACGAAAAAAATTTTTTTAATAGATCTAATATATATGTCATATCCTTCTCCTTGAAATAGTTTAGTAATAAAAAAACCGTTTTTAGATAAAATTTTTTTAGATAAATTTAAAGCAATTTTACTTAAATTTATTGATTCACAAACATCAATTAATGAATGTCCTGTAGTTTTTGGAGACAAATCAGACATTAATAAATCTACTTTTTTTTTATTTAATAATTTTAATAGTAATAAATATGTTTCTTTTTTTTTAATATCTCCATGTATAAATTTAACTTTTTGAATTGGTTCCATATATTTTATATCACAAGCAATTAAAGTTCCATTTGATCCTATTTTTTTTATCACATATTGAGACCAACTTCCTGGTGATGAACCAAGATCAACAACTGTATAACCAATTTTAATAATATTAAATTTTCTATTTATTTGTTTAATTTTAAAAAAAGCTCTTGAACGAATTTTTTTTTTATGCGATTTTTTTACATAAAAATCTTTAAAATGATTCTTTAACCATAATTTAGAACTAGATTTTTTTTTCATATGTTTGTTAAAATATTAAAATAAAATTATTTTTTTTTAAACAATTATTTAAATATGTTTCTTTTTAAAATTTTAAATTATATATATAATATTTTTAATATT
The sequence above is a segment of the Buchnera aphidicola (Periphyllus acericola) genome. Coding sequences within it:
- the infB gene encoding translation initiation factor IF-2, giving the protein MRKNDLNKEKKKFIHLKKKKEQSFLKKNLKQKKNNNLYRSNELNKTNKDNKRNIKFKKKNDITNKKNFLSILKIKNSKKFKKNVKNISKKNMLNVKKKINFFKLKKNKKNLYNLNNKNKNFLKQGFNKPKKNIKKIIQIIEDITVFELSNKMGIKNSQVIKKMSESGMNLSKNQILDLDSAQLISEEMGFKVKVIYKNELEKKILIDRDLIKNNIKHVRPPIVTIMGHVDHGKTSLLDCIKKTSLVFKEDGGITQSLGAYHVILKDKKITFLDTPGHSAFTKMRENGAQITDIIVLIIAADDGVMPQTIEAIKHAQSVKVPIIIAINKIDKNNININKIKNELMKYNILSEELGGEHIFVNISVKLKKGINNLLKNILLQSEILDLSVPYKGMATGVVLESFLDKGKGPVSTVIVKEGELKKGDVVLCGLEYGKIRSIIDENKNNLKKITPSIPVEILGLSGLPLSGDILTVVRNEKQAKEVSLYRKNKQQRKIFSKKKKISLENLFQEINKKNVSELNIILKSNSKGSLEAIESSINKLSHNEVNLNILSLGVGSINETDASLAHSSNAIIIGFNVRADISAKKIIEKENIDLRYYSVIYTLIDEIKSSIYGMLSPKYKQKIIGLVSVRSIFKSVKFGFIAGCMVTEGYIKRNSPIKILRNDIVVYEGELESIRRFKEDVKKVRNGIECGVGIKNYNDIRVNDIIEVYKVIEIKRK
- the nusA gene encoding transcription termination factor NusA, which encodes MRNNILTVIESVSNEKSISKKIIFKALEKALCSATKKKIKKDVNVRVVINKKNGSFKTYRRWLVVKNVLQPTKEITLEAAQYDNINIQLNDYIEEKIKSVMFDRITTQTAKQVIIQKVREAEKKIIIKNFKKRKGEIVIGVVKKINRDFIILDLDDRAEGILLKDEMLPRENFRLGDRVKSILFCIRSEKNNSQLLLSRTRSEMLIELFKIEVPEINEGMIEIKEVARDPGSRSKIAVKTNDKKIDPVGACVGIRGSRVQAVSNELFGERIDIVLWNKNLSQLVINSMAPAEVLSIIINKKKKFIDITVDLKNLAQAIGRNGQNVKLASILSKWELNVMTVEELKKKKNKEKKDVYKLFNKYFKINKKIFKIFYKNNITSIKELFFISDKKFLKILNYKENLLKKIKKNIGKYRSKFLLKNKKSKNKIFLNKSLLNLKGMNDILALELFKKKIFTLEELSNQSLDDLIDIKFFEKKLIGKLIMSARNICWFKKK
- the secG gene encoding preprotein translocase subunit SecG; translated protein: MRVFFLVIYLFVSLMLIFLILLQKSQGSTNIGMISINKNLFNISTKNEFLNKLTIFCACFFLILSILQCNINNCILETI
- the ftsH gene encoding ATP-dependent zinc metalloprotease FtsH — translated: MVKKIIFWSIFAMIFMSILQNFHSNNFNRYKMDYSYFLSEVNKKKIRSVIIDGQEIYVMRKDNSQYCTYLPMHDSMLLNNLLTKNVKIEGKYPAEVGFLWSVFISWFPIIMLALTWILSLRQIQMGGGKGAMSFGKSKARIYKKDEIKTTFSDVAGCDEAKEDLQEIVHYLKNPKKFQKLGGNVPKGLLMIGSPGTGKTLLAKAIAGEANVPFFIISGSDFVEMFVGVGASRVRDLFENARKLSPCIIFIDEIDAVGRKRGTGLGGGHDEREQTLNQILVEMDGFDKNKGVILIAATNRPDVLDSALLRPGRFDRQIFIPLPDIKGREQILKVHTKKIIISENFDPMIIARGTPGFSGADLFNLVNESALFAVRKNHSSVTMDDFEQAKDKIMMGAARKSMIISDKQKECTAYHEAGHAIVGKFVPEHDPVHKVTIIPRGNSLGLTFFLPEIDHLSINKKKIESQISALYGGRIAEEIIYGKDYISTGASNDIKVATNLAKNMVMKWGFSKKLGPLLYSEEEDGINLGQSTSKIYNFSNYTKEIIDQEIKKIIDFNYNRAKKILENNLDILHSMKDALMKYETINYHQINSLINRKFERLKK
- a CDS encoding RlmE family RNA methyltransferase — encoded protein: MKKKSSSKLWLKNHFKDFYVKKSHKKKIRSRAFFKIKQINRKFNIIKIGYTVVDLGSSPGSWSQYVIKKIGSNGTLIACDIKYMEPIQKVKFIHGDIKKKETYLLLLKLLNKKKVDLLMSDLSPKTTGHSLIDVCESINLSKIALNLSKKILSKNGFFITKLFQGEGYDIYIRSIKKIFFVVKIYKPSASRLKSREIFVIAKNIKMINK